One Paenibacillus sp. SYP-B4298 genomic window, AGGGAGAGACGACGATCCCCGCCAAGCCGACAAAAATAGTGACGACGAACTTCGTGGCCGCCGAGCATTTGATTTCGCTTGGCATCATTCCTCACGGAACGGCTTCGCTTGAACAGCTCGCTATTTTCAAGCTCTATGATGAAGAGTTGAACAACAATAAAATTGCAAATCTCGGCACTCCGCTTGATTACGAAGCCGTCGTCAATGCTGCTCCAGACCTGATCATTTCCTTCGATTGGGATCAGGCGGATTACGGCAAGCTGAGCGCAATCGCGCCTACGATTGTGCTGGATACGACAAAAACCACGAACATCTTCCAGGAAACGTTTGTTTTGTTGGGAGAAGCAATTAACGAACATGAGGCTTTGGAAACCTTCTTTTCGAAATACAATGCAACCAAAGAAGAGGCCATCGCTGCCCTTAAAGACAACAGGCTGCAGGGCAAAACGGCTATTTTTATGATGGCTTCCGAAAAAACGAATTATTTGTTTACAGGTCTTAATACGAAGGTGTTCTATGACGAGCTAGGTTTTAAGGCCATTCCCGATCTGAGCGCAGCTCAGGCCATCGATCTGGAGACGCTGAGAAAATACGACCCCGAAGTTATATTTATCGGCGAGGATTACACCAATCCCACAGGTGCGGTAGAAAAGCTTAAGGATAGCGCCGTCTGGCAAACCTTAACCGCGGTAAAAAACAATCATGTGTATGAGACGGACACGTCCATCTTTGGACCCATGGCGAGAGGTCAGCAATACGCCCTGGAGTTTATGAGAGACTTACAGCCTTAAAGGGCACGAAGGAGCGACAACAGATGCCTATTGCGGATGGATTTCCAAAAACGATACAGCATAGGAGGGGGCAAACGTATTTGAGCCGCAAGCCGCTGCGAATTGCGACGACTAATTTCGTTGCTGCGGAATATTTGATGGCGTTGGGAATTGCTCCCCATGCGAGCACTTCGCTGTCGGCGCTGGAGGCGTTCCCGATCTACCAGGAAGAGCTGAGTCGCCATTGCATTGTGGATTTGGGTGGTAATGTGGACATGGAACGTCTTGCAGCCGTTGCGCCCGACCTGATTATTGCCTTCGATTGGGACCGGAGTGATTATGAGGGGCTGAGCGCAATCGCGCCAACGGTTGTGTTCGGCAGCAAGGAGGAAGTTGACTTGTTTGCAACGTACTTAAACCCTATTGCCGAAGCAACGGGGGAGTTGGCGGCCAGAGACACCTTTGTCGCCCGTTATGAATCTGCTAGCTCGGCGGCGAAAGAAGGGATCGCCGAGGCAGAGAGAGACGGGTTGAGCGCATTGTTCTTAATGGCTT contains:
- a CDS encoding ABC transporter substrate-binding protein, coding for MSGKFFRLLSPLLAFLLLLSACGGSGETTNHSPSGNKAATAASASASESPSTGDSGFPKTVTHLKGETTIPAKPTKIVTTNFVAAEHLISLGIIPHGTASLEQLAIFKLYDEELNNNKIANLGTPLDYEAVVNAAPDLIISFDWDQADYGKLSAIAPTIVLDTTKTTNIFQETFVLLGEAINEHEALETFFSKYNATKEEAIAALKDNRLQGKTAIFMMASEKTNYLFTGLNTKVFYDELGFKAIPDLSAAQAIDLETLRKYDPEVIFIGEDYTNPTGAVEKLKDSAVWQTLTAVKNNHVYETDTSIFGPMARGQQYALEFMRDLQP
- a CDS encoding ABC transporter substrate-binding protein; amino-acid sequence: MSRKPLRIATTNFVAAEYLMALGIAPHASTSLSALEAFPIYQEELSRHCIVDLGGNVDMERLAAVAPDLIIAFDWDRSDYEGLSAIAPTVVFGSKEEVDLFATYLNPIAEATGELAARDTFVARYESASSAAKEGIAEAERDGLSALFLMASSTTLYVYTGWTTKAYYDELGLKRCPGLEGKTTIKWEELPKYDPDILFVAGMYLGQQDNRFALQDNPIWRSLKAVKDGRIYETDASIMGPLAKGQLHGITFIKDMLAMDAARQ